In the Sulfobacillus thermosulfidooxidans DSM 9293 genome, CCTCGACTTCCCAAAAGTCGGTTATCAATTGCCCCTCAATGGTGTGTGCCGGACGCACGTCCATCAGATCCCCTTCTTTCGTCGACCTGCCGTCTCAACCCATATCATGATATTGCGCGATCTTGTCATGCACCGCGGCGATAACCTCATCAAGGCTGACGTGATTTTGCGCGCTTCTGACATTGAAAAAATCCATTTCGTCTCCGCTATCTCGATACACATGCACCCCGTGCCCCCCGAACCAGGCAAAGGTCAGGTCGGTGTCGGCATCATACTGCACCCACCGGGCACCGCTGAGCTGTTCACGCAACGACATCAAATCCCCCCCTTGTGCTACGATGCCGATGTTCGATGCCCCCCACGATGATCCAATTCCCTCATTCTCCGATTTTTTTGATCCAATAAGGTTCGGAGAAGCGTGATAATCTCCTCATCCGTTGTCGGATTCTCTCCCGCATCGAGCGTCAGTTGATAGCACGCACCGGAGGTCCGATCCGTGATAATCAGCGAACGGTCCTTGTCTGACTGCGCAAATCGGAAGCGCCCATCGGCCGATTCCCAGGTGTGGGAATAGACGGCATCCACGATGCCCGGCATTGTTGCCATCGGCCAGAAATACATGTTTACCGTGGCCATCCGTGGTCTCCTTTCTTCGATCACCGGTCGGTACTCACACCTGATCGGACGGGATCAACAGCCCGGGATAGGGCGTCGTCGCTCCCCGCTCCGCGAGTTCTTGTCGCGCCCGTTGGACCCGGCGGCGCAAATCCTCGCGGGCTTCCGCCAAGGTCGCGAAATGGCGCCCCGCCGTATACGTATCGGTGACGCCCTCGTACCAATATGTGCCATAGGGCAACGCCGCACCCTCCTCGATGCCCAACGCAAACAGCCAAATATGCTGTTGGGCATTGGGCACGGGAATGATGTCCAGAATGGTCATCGGACACTCGCGGTGCTCCTCCCCACGGCTGAAGCCGGGGGAAGGAGTGCCGCACCCCTCCTTTCCCATGTGAACCCGCCGGAACGGGCGAGCAGGCGAACCTGCCGGATACCGAACTGGCCGATGCGCCGGCCAGCTGGCCCAGCGACCCCCACCTTGCGAGTGACGGTCGTCGGTAGCCCGCAGACCCAGCCGCGCAGCCTGCCACGACGTGTTGTCACCTCCACCCAGTCACCCTTGCGAAAGAACGTCCCATTAGCCGTCCCGCCGTAAGGTAGCCGTGCCCTGCCCTTCTGCGGATTCTGCCGGTGGAGCGAGCGCCGGTGGTGACGAAGCGCCGTGAACACATAGAACGACCGGTTGCCGAAGGCGCACCGCGTTATCCCCATGAGCATCGCCACAGCATCGACCGCCTGAGTCTCGAAGACCTCTGGCCGGTTCGGACCCTGGATCTTTGTAAGCCTGAACTGCTGTCTCCACGTCGCCGTGTCGGTAGATTCCACAACCGTCACCGGCGCCAGCTTCTGCAGTTCCCGAAGCGTGACGGTCTTGCCGATCTCGGTGGTGGAGAAGAAGTGCGCCTGCTTGCCGATCTTCGGATCGTGACGTACGTTCTCGACGATGATTTGCTGGATTGGATAGATCCTGCACAGTTCCCGAACCGCCTTAAGCCTGGCTTGCACCTTTGAGAGTTGGCTTGGCGCAAGCCAGTAGCTTCTGCCGTGGCGACGGTTGTCGAAGCGCTTGGGACGGCGCGGTGTCTTGCGGTATCGCCTCGCCCGCCGCAGGTTGCGGCGCGTCTCCATTTTCTTGTGTGTCTGGTCCGGCAGGTTCACCTGCGCCGTGACTTCGATCTGCTTGTGCGAAGCGACGGCTACCCCTTCGTGTTTTGAGCCGGGATCGAGCGCGAGAACCATCGGCTGCGTCGCCGTTCCCAGGGGAATGAGCATCTGGATGTAGAAGAATCCGAGCTTGTTGCGTCGCGCTCTGGCGACTCCATCGCGGAGCATGATCCGTGCATGCGCCGGCGTCGTCGGCATGAGCGGTGTGCCGTCCCGCGCAACTACGGGAACTCTCGGTTGCTGCATGGGTGGATACTCCTTTCGCGGGCCTTGCGGCCCGGTGATTGTCGCCTCGACGATGCCCAGGGAGCATAGGCTCTGAAAAGCCGTGGCATTCAGTGGTTCTGCCGAAGATAGCCCGAACTGGCGAAACATTCGGTAGTTCTTGGTAGCTCCCTGGAGCCGCTGCTCAGGACATGTCTGGGCCGTCTAGTGCATAGCCCTGGCGGAGATCGCCGCCAGAGTCACTGGCCGCCACCAGCAAGCCCCAGGCTTCAGCCATGGGGTCTATGACGCCTCATTCTCCTCTCCTGTACCCCGCACCCCGTCGTTAGTCTCCTGCCCACAATCCCCCGGTCTCGGGATCATAGGTCGCGCCATAAACCACTTCGCCCAAGCGTCCCCCCGGACAGAGTTGGGCACAAATGACGTGGGGATCTTGATCGTCATACACCGTCACACTGTCTTCCCGACCATCCGGGTAGTGCACACGAAAAATGCGATAACCCCGGGGACGGGAGATCTGTTGCGCCATGATCATCAGCCTCCTTTGTCGTCCGTGAGTGAAAGATCCTCCGGTCGGACCCAGTCATTAAATAAAGAGCCGTCCGCACCGCTCGCATCGGGGAAGCACGTCAGGCGGATTCACCCATTCCACCCGATGCGGCCCGTCTAATCGTCCTGCGGGCACCTCCGCGGCGCACCGCGCACAGAGAATCCACACGCCATCCACGTAATACATGGGAACTCCGGTTTGGGGATCCCGCGCGAGTAATTGCATGATGTGACCTCCTCCTGATAAATGAATGGGGATATCACGGACCCAACATCCGACGAGGGCCCGGGCTTGACAGACACCGAGGCCAGACCGCAGGGAAACAATTGTGAGATCTCAATGGGGGTCTCCGTCAATGACAACGCATCGAAAACACGTTGACAGGGCATAAGGATGGCGATGAGGAACCGTCTTATGGCAAGCGTGGAGGCAAAACTTAGAACAGGGATTGGCGTTGCATTTGCTCCGGCGTCATCCGGAATTGACGACGGCGCAATTGGTCGGTCAGTTTGCGATGCACGGATGGGTAGAGGCGCTACCGGCGTTGCCAGTCCCGACGCGCGGCGTGAGCGAGGAGGCTGGGCATATCCTCTAGAAAGTCACCTTCGTCTTCTAAGACGGTTGCGTAGCGCGCAACCATGTCATCGAGCCATA is a window encoding:
- a CDS encoding RRXRR domain-containing protein, whose translation is MQQPRVPVVARDGTPLMPTTPAHARIMLRDGVARARRNKLGFFYIQMLIPLGTATQPMVLALDPGSKHEGVAVASHKQIEVTAQVNLPDQTHKKMETRRNLRRARRYRKTPRRPKRFDNRRHGRSYWLAPSQLSKVQARLKAVRELCRIYPIQQIIVENVRHDPKIGKQAHFFSTTEIGKTVTLRELQKLAPVTVVESTDTATWRQQFRLTKIQGPNRPEVFETQAVDAVAMLMGITRCAFGNRSFYVFTALRHHRRSLHRQNPQKGRARLPYGGTANGTFFRKGDWVEVTTRRGRLRGWVCGLPTTVTRKVGVAGPAGRRIGQFGIRQVRLLARSGGFTWERRGAALLPPASAVGRSTASVR